CGCGTCATGGATGAAATGGAAAAAATCCTTGATCGCATGAATAAGAAAAAATAAAAAACGCATATCATCCACGAAACGCCTGGGCCTCGCCGCTCAGGCGTTTTCTTTTCTCAGAAATGAGTTCTTTGTATGAATCTTCTGTCCGTCGAAAATGCCGGTAAAGCGTTTGGTGTAAAAACACTATTTGATAATATCACTTTTGGTGTAGCGCAAGGTCGTAAGATCGCTCTCGTGGCTAAAAATGGCGCCGGCAAAACAACGCTTCTCAAAATGCTGATGGGTACCGAACCACCGGATAGCGGACGGATCGTTTTTCGTAATAATCTTACGATCGGTTACCTAGCTCAAGAACCGCAGTTTGACGAAAAAGCCACGGTATTAGAAACGCTTTTTGCCTCGGATACGCCCGCCCTGCGCGTGATCAAACATTACGAAGCCTTACTGGATTCGCCCGACTCGGATGCCGCTTATCAAAAGGCACTGGCCGATGCGATGGAGCAAATGGAACATCTTCAGGCGTGGGATTATGAATACAAAATCAAAGAAATCCTATCCCACCTCCAGCTTCATCACTTACATCAGACGATACAAACATTGTCCGGAGGCCAACGCAAACGCGTAGCGCTTGCGCGGGTACTCATCGAAGAACCTGAATTATTGATACTGGACGAGCCGACCAATCATCTTGATCTCGATATGATCGAGTGGTTGGAATCTTATTTATCCCGGCCGGAGCAAACATTGTTTCTGGTCACCCACGATCGTTATTTTTTAGATCGCATTTGTGACGAAATCCTCGAACTGGAACGCGGAATCCTCTACAGACACATCGGTAACTATTCTTATTTTTTAGAGAAAAAAGAAGAACGCGAATTTAAAGAAGGTCGTGAACTGAATCATACCCGCAATGTATTGCGTAAGGAACTGCAGTGGATTCGTCGTCAACCCAAAGCGCGTACGACCAAATCCAAAGCACGCGTTGATGCGTTTTATGTCTTGCAGGAAAAGGCGGAAGAAGAAATTCCGGACGATAAACTTAAATTGGCCATGCAGATGAAGCGTATCGGAGGAAAAATCCTGGAACTGCGCGATATCGAGCATCGGTTTGGCAACAACACGATTTTAAACGGGTTTTCGTATTCATTTAAAAAAGGGGAACGCATCGGTCTTGTGGGCCGCAATGGCGCCGGTAAAACTACATTTTTGGAAATCATTACCGGCCGTCTGCATGCCGATCACGGCACTATCGAAACGGGTGAAACGATCACATTTGGATATTATTCGCAAAAAGGCCTTCTGGAAAACGAACAGCAACGCGTGATTGATCTGGTGCGGAGTTATGCTGAAGTAATTCCGATGGCTGACGGTTCGACATTATCCGCATCGCAGTTTCTCAATCAATTTCTTTTTCCTCCGGAACTGCAGCATACACCGGTATATAAACTCAGCGGCGGCGAAAAAAGGCGACTTTTTTTGCTGACCGTTTTGATCAAGAATCCCAATTTTCTGATCCTCGACGAGCCGACCAATGATTTGGATTTGATCACGCTCAGCGTTCTTGAAGAATTTTTACTTCATTTTCAAGGCTGCCTGCTGATCGTATCGCACGATCGTTATTTTATGGATCGGCTTGTAGATCACATCTTTGTCTTTGAGGGCGAGGGGGTGATTCGCGACTTTATAGGAAATTATGGCGAGTATCGGGAAGCTGAACGCGTAAAGGAAACTGTCAAAGATACCCCTGTAGAAAAAACTAACATCAAAGATACGAATAAAAAAACAAAACTTTCGTACAAAGAAAAAATCGAATTTGAAAACCTTGAAAAAGAAATTGCAGCCTTAGAAAAAGAGAAAAACGAACTGGAGAATAAACTCAATAACGGTTCCGCGGATTACATTGAACTTCAAAAATGGTCTGAACGTTTATCCGTTATTTCGCAAACGTTGGATGAAAAATCAATGCGTTGGTTGGAATTAGCCGAATACACATCCGCCAAATAATCGCAACATATTCTCGACGCCGGATGCAGTGAAAACGACGTATTGAGGTGCCCGTCATTACGGCTAACGTGATAAACGTACGGCATCAATATTAAAAAATTCCGGAATTTTTCCGGTTTTATCTTTATAAAAATCCCTGATCTTTGCCATATCCCCTATTTCATCACCGGTCATATATAGTGCCGGTCCAAAGCCTGCGAGCTTCTTTTCATAATCCAAAAAACCCAATACGACCGGTACATTGGCACCGAGCGCCAGATGATAAAACCCGGACTTCCATTTTTCAACGCGCTTACGGGTGCCTTCCGCAGGTATGATGATCATCAAATCTTCGCGCGCCTTGAAAACATCAATCATCGCATCCACCATACTGTTTTTTCCCGAGCGATCCACAGGAATGCCGCCCATACGCACAAACATGCCTTTCAACGGAAATCGAAAGAGTTCTTTTTTCGCAAGAAAATTAACACGCATGTTAAAACATTCGAGCGCCCCTATACCGTACACAAAATCCCAATTACTGGTATGCGGCGCACCGATGATCACGCATTTTTTTATATTCGGAGCGATAGGCGCTGTGATCGTCCATCCCTTCATTCGGAAAAACCAGCGAAAAAGCTTAGCGATCATATTGTTTATTACATCAATTAGTGTGAAAAATTAGGTTCGGAAATTAACGCATATTATTTTTTAATAGTGCGCCGAGGTTTTGAATACAGCACAGGCTTCGGATGTCGGATAATTTTACCTTGCGCTTCGAGTTCACGGGCAACAGAAATCGTATACCACGATAACGAGCCCTCAAAATCGGGAATCTTCTTCTCTACAAGCCGTACTATTTCCGTAAATCGTATAGGACTAGTGGTCAAAACAGACAATATGGCTTTGGATACTATTTTGTATTTGTCCGAATCAATGGCCACGGATCTTTTCCAACCGAGGCCTTTTACACGCACTCGTTTTGTGGACTGTACTTGGCTTTTCTTTGGCATAAATGACATTTTCTCTCTGAATACGACATCAACGTAAGAAATATTAAAAATCATGGAAATGTGATATACGGATCGGAAATTACTTTTTCACTGCGAAAACGCTGAATCACTGACCACGCCTCAACATGACGGTCCGTAGATAACACATCGGCACCATTATTTAATAATTCATAATATACCGTATCACCACGGGCCTCGGCTTTTTTATCAAGGTTACCCATAGTTCCAAGTTGGCAAAAAATATTTTGCGCATGTAAGAGCTGATACAGTGATTTATTCGGTTCTGAAATTCCACAAAACGCTACTATATTCCTTGGTTTGACACCATATGCGATCAAGCGGTGATAATCTTCTTCTTTCTCAATACTGCATGATAAGATCAACGTAGAATCCAGTTTGATAAACGACGCCGCTTCGGAAGCGTTATAAGTTATGGGAACAACATAGCTGAATGCCCCATGACGTCGAAGCGCTTCCATGATCATTACCTGCGTGACACCTTCTTTTATGTCAAGCATCAATATAGTTTTGCCCTTAGCCCAAACTAACACCTCGTCAAGCGTAGGAATAGTATATGCCGTGATTTTACCGTCGTTGTCTTTTAATCGCAATTGCTTCAGATCTGCAAAAAGCATATCCGATACAGGGCCTTTGCCGGTAGTCGTGCGATCCAGTGTTTTGTCGTGCATCATGACCAGATTACCGTCTTTACTTATACGCACATCACACTCAATCAATGCATAAGTATACTTGATGGTATTTTCAAATGTTGCCAAGCAGTTCTCAGGAAAACCGGATATCGGGCCGCCGCGATGAGCGCTAATCAAAGGTGAGCGCTTTCCAGACCATAAAAAAAATTGCTGTAGCTCGTCTCGCGAGGCCGGAGTAATTGTTTTGAAATGAACATTCACCCCATGCTTCGGAGGGGACGGTGTACAGGACAAAATAACCGTCAGCCATGACAACACGACAACAAATGAGCGCATAAATGATCGTTTGTTAGTAGTCTATGAAATATCCGGTCTATTTAAACTCATAACTATAAATAACTGCAAATCATTTCCTCAGCACAAAAAGTACTCAAAAGATCATTCTTTGGTGAGTACAAACTTCATACTATCTCACACTTTTTAGCTAAAACATCGGCTTCAACATATTTGTATTTTTTCTTTTCAATTCTTCCATCAGGATACTTTACTTCGACAATATCGTTTCTGCCAAATTTTTTAGAAGTAAGTAATAACATGAAAATCTCGTGTGAGTTTTTTATTTGAAGCAACTGATTCTTTATTGTTTGGATTCCTTTTTCATCGATTACTGATGTTTTTTTTCTGCTTGAATTCTCCAGTAATTCCAACGCATGGTCGGCGTACAACATGGACTTTTTCCCATCTCGTAATGAAAAATACAAGTTTGACATCCAATAATAAATAATTAACGATTCAAACTTTGTTTCATCGTCAATAGTCTCTTTAAGTTTAAGTTCAATTATTTTGGCTATGCTAAGCGCCTTATTTATCTCTGAACTATCTGACAAACTCTTGATTGCTACTGCGAATAAATATATATCGCTCGGATCAATAAACGCATTCCCACTAAACAATTCCACATACTTATTAAAGTGTACGTTATCTGTCAAATTTGCCAGATCAATAAGGCATATTTCTTTAGTCGCCTTATACAACAACGTTTCATTTGTCTCATCTAAATTGTTTACTAAGTATTTGAGAATTTCGTTTCTCTTTAGCTTGGACAATTTACTTATAGAGTATATTATTTCAGGTTTAGTTATATCCTTCAAAAAATTCTTGTTTGAGTAGTCTAAAAGTAAAGAAAAGTTGTCTAAATTATCTTTGTCGAAAGCTAACTCCAAATACAGCAAGAGATTGTTTTTATTAAATCCAATTGGATGCGAATCACTTTCGATCTTCAGAATTGAACTACTAAGGATAGTTTTAAAAATATCGTCTTTTATAGAAACATCAGTTTGTTGAGAAATAACATATTTTTGATATTTTAAAAAAAGAGAATCTGAAACATTACAAAACTCAAGAGCTTTGTTGATTTGCTCTAAAGCCGATTCTACATCTTCTTTTTTTTTATATATAACTGCCTGGTAATATAGAGATAGAGATCTTATCTTATTAAGGTATTCCTTTTTTTCTCCGCTTGCTTTATATGTCGAACTAAAGAGCTTTTCAAGTAAGTTGAGTGCCTGATTTTGATCATCAATAGAAATAGCAAGATTTAACAGTCCAATGTGATATGCACGATTGTGATTCTCACCTTTTATGTACTCTTCTAAGATAGATATACCTTCGTTTTTTTCTCCAACAGCTATTTTACACACACCTAAATAGGGTTTGTAATCTAATACGAATGGTTCTTCAGAGAAACCATCACTAAGAATTTGCATTGCTTTTTTATAATTTTTTACATTAAAATATGATAGGCCTAGGAAATATCTATTAGACTCTAAATCTGTGTTCGATAGTGAGTCTTGATCTACACTTTCAAAAATCTCTATAGCTTCATGATAACTTTCATTAGAATACTTTATTAATCCATCTATATGAGTATTATCTTTAATCGATGTCAACCATTCTTCTGAAAGACTTTCTTCAATAATTTTGTTTTTGATTCTAATTTCTCCTTCAAAATTAGAACTTATTATTCCGAACAAATAGAGTTTACTTTTAATCTCATCAGTAAACTCCTCAGGCCTACCTTTGCGAAGAGCAATTAACGCGTTTTTTAACTGCTTATTGTTCTTAATTAGCTCTCGAATGTGATCTATCGGGGAGACATCAAAAAAAGTTAAATATTTTTTTTTAATTAAGTCTTCAATAAGATCAACAGTTACAGAACGTCCTTCTATCACAAGACTTTCCACGTCTGAACAAATATCAAATGTCAGTCTTGGGTTACCGTTTGCCCACTTATAGATTTCGTTTGAAATTAAAGTTGATATTTGTAATCCACTTTTTGATATAAAATCATCATGTTCAGATTTTGTAAAATCATCTAAATATATTTTTTCGCCAATATTAAACGGTGATTTATTTTTATCCTTTATCAACTCCGTAGGCTCAACAACACCAGAAAGTACATAAGTTAATCTTTCAAATTCAGGGAAATTTGTTCTTGAAAAATAAGTACTTCTTATTTGAGCAAATATATTGTCAGAGTACGAAATGCTTTTAAGAGCATCGATTTCATCTAAAATTATAACTAATTCACAATTAATTTTATTTAGAATTAACTTTAGACAACGATAATATTCGCTATGTGGAGAAAGTGATTTTCTCCTAATTTGATCTATGTCGTTTTCAATAT
This window of the bacterium genome carries:
- a CDS encoding ABC-F family ATP-binding cassette domain-containing protein; protein product: MNLLSVENAGKAFGVKTLFDNITFGVAQGRKIALVAKNGAGKTTLLKMLMGTEPPDSGRIVFRNNLTIGYLAQEPQFDEKATVLETLFASDTPALRVIKHYEALLDSPDSDAAYQKALADAMEQMEHLQAWDYEYKIKEILSHLQLHHLHQTIQTLSGGQRKRVALARVLIEEPELLILDEPTNHLDLDMIEWLESYLSRPEQTLFLVTHDRYFLDRICDEILELERGILYRHIGNYSYFLEKKEEREFKEGRELNHTRNVLRKELQWIRRQPKARTTKSKARVDAFYVLQEKAEEEIPDDKLKLAMQMKRIGGKILELRDIEHRFGNNTILNGFSYSFKKGERIGLVGRNGAGKTTFLEIITGRLHADHGTIETGETITFGYYSQKGLLENEQQRVIDLVRSYAEVIPMADGSTLSASQFLNQFLFPPELQHTPVYKLSGGEKRRLFLLTVLIKNPNFLILDEPTNDLDLITLSVLEEFLLHFQGCLLIVSHDRYFMDRLVDHIFVFEGEGVIRDFIGNYGEYREAERVKETVKDTPVEKTNIKDTNKKTKLSYKEKIEFENLEKEIAALEKEKNELENKLNNGSADYIELQKWSERLSVISQTLDEKSMRWLELAEYTSAK
- a CDS encoding lysophospholipid acyltransferase family protein, with protein sequence MIAKLFRWFFRMKGWTITAPIAPNIKKCVIIGAPHTSNWDFVYGIGALECFNMRVNFLAKKELFRFPLKGMFVRMGGIPVDRSGKNSMVDAMIDVFKAREDLMIIIPAEGTRKRVEKWKSGFYHLALGANVPVVLGFLDYEKKLAGFGPALYMTGDEIGDMAKIRDFYKDKTGKIPEFFNIDAVRLSR
- a CDS encoding glycerophosphodiester phosphodiesterase family protein is translated as MRSFVVVLSWLTVILSCTPSPPKHGVNVHFKTITPASRDELQQFFLWSGKRSPLISAHRGGPISGFPENCLATFENTIKYTYALIECDVRISKDGNLVMMHDKTLDRTTTGKGPVSDMLFADLKQLRLKDNDGKITAYTIPTLDEVLVWAKGKTILMLDIKEGVTQVMIMEALRRHGAFSYVVPITYNASEAASFIKLDSTLILSCSIEKEEDYHRLIAYGVKPRNIVAFCGISEPNKSLYQLLHAQNIFCQLGTMGNLDKKAEARGDTVYYELLNNGADVLSTDRHVEAWSVIQRFRSEKVISDPYITFP
- a CDS encoding AAA-like domain-containing protein — protein: MKEKVLKKYTKIPPHLYVERNADLQLKNIIEEMQRPGYVLVARQMGKTNLLFHAKGTLENEKRLFAYIDLSNLYDNEVDCYRNIINIIVESNLGVIGNIENDIDQIRRKSLSPHSEYYRCLKLILNKINCELVIILDEIDALKSISYSDNIFAQIRSTYFSRTNFPEFERLTYVLSGVVEPTELIKDKNKSPFNIGEKIYLDDFTKSEHDDFISKSGLQISTLISNEIYKWANGNPRLTFDICSDVESLVIEGRSVTVDLIEDLIKKKYLTFFDVSPIDHIRELIKNNKQLKNALIALRKGRPEEFTDEIKSKLYLFGIISSNFEGEIRIKNKIIEESLSEEWLTSIKDNTHIDGLIKYSNESYHEAIEIFESVDQDSLSNTDLESNRYFLGLSYFNVKNYKKAMQILSDGFSEEPFVLDYKPYLGVCKIAVGEKNEGISILEEYIKGENHNRAYHIGLLNLAISIDDQNQALNLLEKLFSSTYKASGEKKEYLNKIRSLSLYYQAVIYKKKEDVESALEQINKALEFCNVSDSLFLKYQKYVISQQTDVSIKDDIFKTILSSSILKIESDSHPIGFNKNNLLLYLELAFDKDNLDNFSLLLDYSNKNFLKDITKPEIIYSISKLSKLKRNEILKYLVNNLDETNETLLYKATKEICLIDLANLTDNVHFNKYVELFSGNAFIDPSDIYLFAVAIKSLSDSSEINKALSIAKIIELKLKETIDDETKFESLIIYYWMSNLYFSLRDGKKSMLYADHALELLENSSRKKTSVIDEKGIQTIKNQLLQIKNSHEIFMLLLTSKKFGRNDIVEVKYPDGRIEKKKYKYVEADVLAKKCEIV